In Delphinus delphis chromosome 11, mDelDel1.2, whole genome shotgun sequence, one genomic interval encodes:
- the LOC138414221 gene encoding LOW QUALITY PROTEIN: uncharacterized protein (The sequence of the model RefSeq protein was modified relative to this genomic sequence to represent the inferred CDS: inserted 2 bases in 1 codon; deleted 1 base in 1 codon; substituted 2 bases at 2 genomic stop codons), producing the protein MGQTMTTPLSLTLSYWTEVRARAHNFSVEVKKGKWQTLCASEWPTFQIGWPPEGSFLLDKIKLLKSKIFNIDPHGHPDQVPYVLVWEDLILSPPPWVRPFVSSTGTSAHTSAASEILALKKNPNTEKLPDAPDLPKAIYPDPQSDLLLLDSPPPYPPAPNPLPPRGPPAPLPSALREPSMMEEERGPSVGTRSRRAISPDSTALPLREYGPPDGQGNRPLQYWPFSSADLYNXKMHNPTFSENPQALTALIEXLVFSHQPTWDDCQQLLQTLLTTEERQRVLLEARKNVLGTNGQPTQLLNEIDAGFPLVRPNWDFNAPEGRERLKMYRQALVAGLHGAARRPTNLAKVREVTQGPQESPTVFLERLMEAFRRFTPYDPTSEGHRATIAMAFIDQAAPDIKKKLQRLDGLQGFSLQELVKEADKVCNKRETEEEKEERKQKEQEAREIRRDKRQERNLSKILATVVGGRNIGDRNRQEGRTADRRRPLDKDQCAYCKEKGHWARECPKKKNGGRPTKNKILTLEEEDXESQGSNPLPEPRVTLKVEGEPVQFLVDTGAQHSVLLHSKGPISAKRSWVQGATGNKQYSWTTRRTVDLGIGRVTHSFLIIPECPYPLLGRDLLSKVGAQIHFQPEGPTITDNKGRLLQILTMKLEDEYKLYEQPSSSRVNVTDWVTRFPQAWAETAGMGMAKNRPPVLVELKATATPITVRQYPMSREAKDGIRPHIQRLLDLGILIRCQSAWNTPLLPVKKPGTNDYRPVQDLREVNKRVADLHPTVPNPYNLLSTLPPQHTWYTVLDLKDAFFCLRLSPLSQPYFAF; encoded by the exons atgggacaaactatgacgactcctctttcccttaccctaagctattggaccgaagttcgggccagagcccataatttttcggtagaggtaaagaaaggaaagtggcagactttgtgtgcctctgaatggccaacatttcagataggatggccccccgaaggatcctttttattagacaagattaagctgctgaaatctaagatatttaatatagatccccacggacatccagaccaagtaccatatgtcttggtctgggaagatttaattctctccccacctccgtgggtccggccctttgtttcctcaacaggtacatccgcgcatacatcagcagcgtcggagatattagccttaaagaaaaaccccaacacgGAGAAGCTACCCGACGCCCCGGATCTACCGAAGGCGATTTATCCTGACCCGCAGTccgatttgcttcttttggattccccacccccttatcctccggccccgaatcccctaccacctagaggacccccagctccactgccctcggcactgagggaaccatccatgatggaagaagaaaggggtccctCAGTGGGCACTAGGAGCCGGAGGGCAATCTCCCCGGACTCCACTGCCCTACCTCTTAGAGAATATGGCCCCCCCGATGGCCAAGGGAATAGACCTCTCCAATAttggcccttttcctctgcagatctttataattgaaaaatgcataacccaactttttccgaaaatccacaggcccttaccgctttaataga tctcgttttctcccaccagcccacatgggatgattgtcagcagctgctccagactctcctaacgactgaggagaggcaacgggttcttttagaagccaga aaaaatgtattaggcaccaatgggcaacctacccagctgcttaacgagattgatgctggtttcccactcgtcaggccaaactgggatttcaatgccccggaaggtagggagcgcctgaaaatgtatcgccaggctctggtggcgggtctccatggagcggccagacggcccactaatttggctaaggtaagggaagtaactcaggggccccaggaatcgccaactgtgttcctggaacgtttaatggaagcctttagacgctttaccccttatgatccaacttcggagggacatagggctactatagcaatggctttcatagatcaagcggcccctgatattaagaagaaattacagaggctagatggcttgcagggattttcgcttcaggagttagtaaaagaggcagataaagtatgtaacaaaagagaaacggaggaagagaaggaagaaagaaagcagaaagagcaggaagcccgtgaaataagacgggataagagacaggagagaaatttaagtaagatactggccactgtggttggaggaagaaatataggggatagaaataggcaggaagggcgaacggcagacagaaggcggccattagacaaggaccaatgtgcctactgtaaagaaaaaggacattgggcgagagaatgccctaagaaaaagaatggaggaaggccaaccaaaaacaaaatcttaacattggaagaagaagactaggaaagtcagggctcgaaccctctccccgagccccgggtaactcttaaagtggagggggaacctgttcaatttttggtagataccggagcccagcactccgtccttctccactcaaaaggtcctatctcagctaaaaggtcatgggtacaaggagccactgggaataaacaatattcatggaccacacgaaggacagtagatcttgggattggacgagtaacccattcatttttgattattccggaatgcccctatcctttgctgggaagagatttactctccaaagtaggggctcaaatccactttcagccagaaggtcccaccataactgataataagggaaggttacttcaaatattgactatgaaattagaagatgaatataaattatacgagcagccttcatcctcacgagttaatgttactgattgggtaactcggttccctcaagcctgggcagaaactgccggaatggggatggccaaaaatcggcccccggtgctagtggaactcaaggcaactgccaccccaataacggtccgtcaataccccatgagtagagaagccaaagacggtatccgtccccatatacagaggctactagacttgggcatcttaataagatgtcaatcagcatggaacacccctctcctgccggtaaagaaaccaggaacaaatgattatcggccggtgcaggatctacgagaggtaaacaaacgggtggcagacctccaccccacagttccaaacccttacaacctcctgagcactcttccacctcaacatacgtggtatactgttttggaccttaaagatgcttttttctgtttaagactctctcccctgagccaacCCTACTTTGCCTTCTAA